A stretch of the Methanobacteriaceae archaeon genome encodes the following:
- a CDS encoding carboxymuconolactone decarboxylase family protein gives MEQKAQPNRFTEALGEEVDSAFKKLAAEILKDGALSLKEKSIIAVACAIAVRCDQCTRVHKKQALKLGATKNEILEAAAVAGLVRMGSGFNTAYTLLEEDSEPGKKLHFKPPKKHGKMNKAEPNRSKTPERKPDGYLSSIIEKKSSNKIEKE, from the coding sequence ATGGAACAGAAAGCACAACCCAACCGATTTACTGAGGCACTTGGTGAAGAAGTTGATTCTGCCTTTAAAAAATTAGCCGCTGAGATATTAAAAGATGGTGCCCTATCTTTAAAGGAAAAAAGCATCATTGCTGTGGCCTGTGCCATTGCTGTGCGATGCGATCAGTGCACCAGGGTGCATAAAAAACAGGCTCTTAAACTGGGAGCAACCAAAAATGAAATCCTGGAAGCTGCTGCAGTTGCTGGACTGGTTCGTATGGGTTCTGGATTTAATACAGCCTACACACTTTTAGAAGAAGATTCTGAACCTGGCAAAAAATTACATTTTAAACCTCCGAAAAAACATGGCAAAATGAATAAGGCCGAACCAAACCGTTCGAAAACTCCTGAAAGAAAGCCCGACGGATATCTGAGCAGTATTATAGAAAAAAAATCGTCAAATAAAATTGAAAAAGAATAA
- a CDS encoding DUF4013 domain-containing protein, with amino-acid sequence MEMGNILSESFKYPVSNWKRLLIFGLIFLIYQFCIIGVSRFSRISVLLLILIIPGIIAYFIIMGYRLRAMETSIKGENEAPTFNKWSQMLLDGLKVFVVAIIYGFIPAMIIGLGFFMVIVGSSLMKISGALVLIVGGILLFGVTLIMVIGLSNMAYQGKIDAALEFAEITSKIKKIGWLNLIVIMIILGVINILLAAAAVLLSVIPILGIFLASIIVCPYMDLFIARAYALIYKETIDEPGESLMEGVGISDESLPV; translated from the coding sequence GTGGAAATGGGTAACATTTTATCAGAATCGTTTAAGTATCCAGTTTCTAACTGGAAACGCCTGCTGATCTTTGGTTTAATTTTTTTGATTTACCAGTTTTGTATTATTGGTGTAAGTCGGTTTAGCAGAATTTCAGTGCTGCTTTTAATTCTTATAATTCCGGGGATTATAGCATACTTTATTATAATGGGATATAGACTACGGGCAATGGAAACTTCTATAAAAGGAGAAAATGAAGCCCCGACATTTAATAAATGGTCTCAAATGCTTTTAGATGGGCTGAAAGTATTCGTAGTGGCAATAATTTATGGATTTATCCCGGCCATGATAATAGGACTTGGTTTCTTCATGGTAATTGTTGGGTCATCTCTTATGAAGATTTCAGGGGCCCTTGTCCTGATTGTGGGTGGGATATTATTATTCGGGGTTACCTTAATCATGGTAATTGGCCTTTCCAATATGGCCTATCAGGGGAAAATAGATGCAGCCCTGGAATTTGCCGAGATCACAAGTAAAATAAAAAAAATAGGATGGTTAAACCTCATAGTGATAATGATTATTCTGGGAGTTATCAATATTCTTCTGGCGGCTGCAGCAGTTTTATTATCTGTTATACCTATTCTAGGAATTTTTTTAGCTTCTATAATTGTTTGTCCCTACATGGATCTATTTATAGCTAGAGCTTATGCTTTAATCTATAAAGAAACTATAGATGAACCTGGAGAATCTCTGATGGAGGGTGTGGGTATATCTGATGAATCTTTGCCAGTTTAA
- a CDS encoding threonine/serine exporter family protein translates to MVPDRTSSNINPSNISSEGEFPPKLLEFLTEIARAMTLAGIAVMTIETILKNICRAYGVKAQEVIDFPTFVLIKISDGSSKALAVTGQKPGMLPLDQVSRLYELIYRAEKAEISPEQGINRIKEIIYAERQHNYIRHILGYAIYSIGLGMLLLPTINELLLCGGLGAIVGLIIGYSEDKPRLNLISPVLTAFMVSAIFFFCVKQGMVRGSLTILVPALSYFIPGAVLATGMYELAANNVISGASRLIQGVVILLLLLFGVIMGIQVVGLSPGAYMVAYLAVPLGWWAPYAGVLIFTGGMYLLMSIRNRDMLGVFIVLFSTFAGLQVGNYLLGGLFGAFLGSATMTIVGTYLERSRLKTPYYVSIIPSFWILVPGSLGFITLAALASEAYPASASNLIMVVLTFVAISMGILIGAVIADPLKIEYYGKK, encoded by the coding sequence ATGGTTCCAGACAGAACTTCGTCTAATATAAATCCTTCTAACATTTCCAGTGAGGGTGAATTTCCTCCTAAACTTCTGGAGTTTTTAACCGAGATAGCCAGGGCTATGACTTTAGCAGGCATTGCGGTAATGACTATTGAAACTATTTTAAAGAATATATGCCGGGCCTATGGTGTAAAAGCTCAGGAAGTGATTGATTTTCCTACCTTTGTGCTTATCAAGATCTCAGATGGGAGTTCCAAGGCCCTGGCAGTCACAGGACAGAAACCAGGAATGCTACCATTGGACCAGGTTTCACGGTTATACGAGTTAATATACAGGGCTGAAAAAGCTGAAATATCTCCAGAACAGGGTATTAACAGAATTAAAGAAATAATCTACGCCGAACGCCAGCATAACTACATAAGACACATTCTGGGGTATGCTATTTATTCCATTGGCTTGGGAATGCTACTATTGCCCACAATCAATGAATTACTGCTCTGTGGGGGTTTAGGGGCTATTGTGGGGTTAATAATCGGATATTCTGAGGATAAACCCAGGCTTAATCTTATTTCACCTGTTTTAACCGCGTTTATGGTGTCTGCAATCTTCTTTTTCTGTGTGAAGCAGGGAATGGTAAGAGGATCACTCACTATACTGGTTCCAGCTCTTTCCTACTTTATTCCCGGAGCTGTGCTGGCAACTGGTATGTACGAACTGGCTGCTAACAATGTTATATCAGGGGCCAGTCGACTGATTCAGGGAGTTGTAATACTTCTTCTTTTGCTTTTCGGAGTTATTATGGGAATTCAAGTGGTAGGTCTTTCTCCAGGGGCTTATATGGTGGCATATCTAGCTGTTCCTCTGGGTTGGTGGGCTCCATATGCGGGAGTCCTGATTTTCACAGGGGGAATGTACCTTTTAATGTCTATCCGCAATCGTGATATGTTAGGGGTTTTTATTGTGTTATTTTCCACATTTGCAGGACTTCAGGTAGGTAATTACCTTCTGGGTGGTCTTTTTGGTGCATTTTTGGGTTCTGCCACTATGACTATAGTGGGAACATATTTGGAACGTTCAAGGCTTAAAACTCCTTATTATGTGTCAATCATACCTTCTTTTTGGATTCTAGTTCCAGGATCCCTGGGATTCATTACTCTGGCTGCATTGGCAAGTGAAGCATATCCTGCCTCTGCCAGTAATCTGATTATGGTGGTTCTAACCTTTGTGGCCATATCCATGGGGATATTGATTGGTGCGGTAATAGCAGATCCTTTAAAAATTGAATATTATGGCAAAAAATGA
- the hisF gene encoding imidazole glycerol phosphate synthase subunit HisF translates to MLAKRIIPCLDCDLNVPHGRVVKGIEFKQIRYAGEPVELATKYYEDGADEIVFLDITASHERRETMAHVIEATTENVFVPICVGGGIRKPQDYVNMLKAGADKCSTNTAAIHNPDLINEASKVVGSQACVIGIDAKRRYVDDPKEKDDHVIVETPQGYCWYDCSIYGGREFTGIDAVKWAMECQERGAGEILLTSMDRDGTKDGYDLPLNRTMSEMLDIPIIASGGGGNPEHIYEALTKGKADAALAASIFHFDEYPVQVVKEYLKNRGVAVRI, encoded by the coding sequence ATGCTGGCAAAACGCATCATACCCTGCCTGGACTGCGATCTTAACGTTCCGCACGGCCGGGTAGTAAAAGGAATTGAATTTAAACAAATCCGCTACGCTGGAGAGCCTGTGGAACTGGCCACCAAATATTACGAGGATGGAGCAGATGAAATCGTGTTTCTGGACATCACTGCCTCCCATGAACGAAGGGAGACCATGGCCCATGTGATAGAGGCCACCACCGAGAACGTGTTCGTGCCCATCTGTGTGGGTGGGGGAATCAGAAAGCCCCAAGACTATGTGAACATGCTCAAGGCCGGTGCGGATAAATGTTCAACCAACACCGCAGCCATACACAACCCAGATCTAATAAACGAGGCTTCCAAGGTGGTGGGTAGTCAGGCCTGTGTCATAGGTATAGATGCCAAACGGCGCTACGTGGATGACCCTAAAGAGAAAGATGATCATGTGATAGTTGAAACTCCACAGGGTTACTGCTGGTATGACTGCAGCATCTACGGTGGTCGCGAATTCACAGGTATAGATGCGGTTAAATGGGCTATGGAGTGCCAGGAACGTGGCGCTGGTGAGATCCTCCTCACCAGCATGGACCGGGACGGGACCAAGGACGGTTATGATCTTCCTCTGAACCGGACTATGAGTGAAATGCTGGATATTCCCATAATTGCATCGGGTGGTGGTGGTAACCCGGAACATATCTATGAAGCTCTCACCAAAGGCAAAGCAGATGCCGCTTTAGCTGCCAGCATCTTCCACTTTGATGAGTATCCCGTGCAGGTGGTGAAGGAGTACTTGAAGAATAGGGGTGTTGCTGTTCGAATATGA
- a CDS encoding NAD-dependent malic enzyme: MAITVEKQGTKYIETDLKGSQLLQSSQLNKGTAFSSKERELFHLIGLLPHSVETLDDQLQRAYQQFTEQADDLQKNIFLNNLYNTNETLFFRLIQEHIQEMMPIIYTPTAGLAIQRYSDEFRKPRGIYLSYPDREHIDEIIDEWDEDEIDLIILTDSEQILGIGDQGANGIGISVAKLVVYTLCAGINPRRMLPIMIDVGTNNPHLLENPLYLGWRHPRINREKYHKFVETVINAIKNKFSHVFLQWEDFGKKNARYHLDKYQDEMCTFNDDIQGTGAVAMAALLNALKLSGTPLSHHRVLIYGAGTAGCGIADQIWENMVKAGMNHREAYSRFYLMDSQGLITSHREGIDYFKVPYAREDLEFLNAEIDLKNLLDVVRHVQPTILIGTSTVPGAFNQEVITEMASHVERPIIFPLSNPITLIEALPNDIIRWTGGKALIATGSPFDDVIFNEDSFPISQCNNALIFPGLGLGIISCQAERVTSGMMDAAIGELASAVDLKDSRLLPEISELRIVSKKIGVAVARQAILEGVSSYSLENVEKRVESNIWKAAYVPYKPLNLKNSK; this comes from the coding sequence ATGGCGATTACTGTAGAAAAACAAGGGACCAAATACATTGAAACTGATCTTAAAGGGAGTCAACTCCTTCAATCTTCTCAACTAAACAAAGGTACTGCTTTTAGCTCTAAGGAAAGGGAATTATTTCATCTTATTGGACTTTTACCCCATTCCGTGGAAACTTTAGATGATCAACTCCAGCGGGCTTATCAACAGTTCACAGAACAGGCTGATGATCTTCAAAAAAATATTTTTCTAAATAACCTCTACAACACCAATGAAACTCTTTTTTTCCGTCTTATCCAGGAACACATCCAGGAAATGATGCCCATTATTTACACCCCCACTGCGGGTCTGGCCATTCAACGCTACAGTGACGAATTCCGAAAACCACGCGGAATTTATCTATCATACCCAGACCGGGAGCACATCGATGAAATTATTGATGAATGGGATGAAGATGAAATTGACCTAATCATTCTAACAGATTCTGAGCAGATACTGGGAATTGGAGACCAGGGAGCCAATGGAATAGGAATTTCAGTTGCCAAACTGGTGGTTTACACCTTGTGTGCCGGCATCAACCCCCGTAGAATGCTCCCTATTATGATTGATGTCGGCACCAATAATCCCCATCTGTTGGAAAATCCACTATATCTCGGCTGGCGCCATCCCCGTATAAACCGTGAAAAATATCATAAATTTGTTGAAACCGTGATTAATGCTATAAAAAATAAATTCTCCCATGTTTTCCTCCAATGGGAAGATTTCGGTAAGAAAAACGCCAGATACCATCTGGACAAGTATCAGGATGAAATGTGCACCTTCAATGATGATATACAGGGTACCGGGGCTGTTGCCATGGCCGCTCTTCTCAATGCTTTGAAATTATCCGGTACCCCCTTATCTCATCATCGGGTGCTAATCTACGGAGCTGGGACCGCAGGATGTGGAATTGCCGACCAGATATGGGAAAATATGGTAAAGGCCGGGATGAACCACCGGGAAGCATACAGTCGTTTCTATCTTATGGACAGCCAGGGACTGATAACTTCCCACCGGGAAGGTATAGATTATTTCAAAGTTCCCTATGCCCGTGAAGATTTAGAATTTTTGAATGCAGAGATAGATCTTAAAAACCTGTTAGATGTGGTGCGCCATGTGCAGCCCACTATTCTCATTGGCACCAGTACCGTGCCCGGAGCCTTTAACCAGGAAGTTATAACTGAAATGGCTTCCCATGTGGAACGACCTATAATATTCCCCTTATCAAATCCAATAACACTCATAGAAGCCCTTCCCAATGACATAATCCGATGGACTGGTGGTAAAGCCTTGATTGCCACGGGAAGCCCCTTTGATGATGTAATATTCAATGAGGATAGTTTTCCTATTTCCCAGTGCAACAATGCCCTGATATTCCCTGGACTGGGTTTGGGTATCATCAGCTGCCAGGCGGAAAGAGTTACCTCTGGAATGATGGATGCCGCCATAGGAGAACTTGCCAGTGCAGTTGATTTGAAAGATTCCCGTTTGCTCCCTGAAATTTCCGAGCTCAGGATAGTTAGTAAAAAAATAGGCGTTGCTGTAGCCAGACAGGCTATCCTGGAAGGAGTAAGCAGCTATTCCCTGGAGAATGTTGAAAAAAGAGTGGAATCTAACATCTGGAAGGCAGCTTATGTACCTTACAAACCCCTTAATCTGAAAAATTCCAAATAA
- a CDS encoding GAP family protein — protein sequence MSDLSSLLAVTIPLSWAAAVSPVTFSIFLVIMSMAKKPKLAGFSFYLGAIVVLLVTVFMGIFLGQKLSSSGLTDPATMTAIDLFLGAVLILLGIRNFAAKGDNKGGNMLKHLQIDENAGTFRQFFKYFIIGIVAFIMNFSTAIFVLGVGRSIGVANSGLSNDTIAVIILILIALLIIEVPLLFFVILPEKAHAVLGPVDKWINNHGNIVTGLFCIFIGIFVIYSGLQKLGI from the coding sequence ATGTCTGATCTATCCAGTCTCTTAGCAGTGACCATACCCCTCTCCTGGGCAGCAGCAGTTAGTCCGGTGACTTTTTCCATTTTCCTGGTGATAATGTCCATGGCCAAAAAACCCAAGTTAGCTGGATTTTCATTTTATCTGGGTGCCATTGTAGTCCTGCTGGTAACTGTTTTCATGGGAATTTTTCTGGGTCAGAAGTTAAGTTCTTCTGGTCTCACCGATCCTGCCACCATGACTGCCATAGATCTTTTCCTGGGTGCAGTCCTAATTCTTCTAGGTATTCGGAACTTCGCAGCCAAGGGAGATAATAAAGGAGGGAATATGTTAAAACACTTGCAAATAGATGAAAATGCAGGTACTTTCCGACAGTTCTTTAAATACTTTATCATAGGAATAGTTGCATTTATTATGAACTTCAGCACGGCTATTTTCGTCCTGGGCGTTGGTCGGAGCATAGGAGTAGCCAACTCCGGGTTAAGCAACGATACCATAGCTGTAATTATCCTAATCCTCATAGCACTTTTAATTATAGAAGTTCCCCTTCTTTTCTTTGTGATTTTACCTGAAAAAGCTCATGCAGTTCTGGGACCAGTTGATAAATGGATAAACAATCATGGAAACATTGTAACTGGACTGTTCTGTATTTTCATAGGTATCTTTGTGATCTACAGTGGCCTGCAAAAACTAGGAATATGA
- a CDS encoding acetyl-CoA hydrolase/transferase family protein — MYKNDYQRKLTTPEEAVKLIRKGDMLVHGLTMAEPPALLEAVASRLREGDLEKIRMFSVLPLSSVCSTILAPDLVDCVEAYSGFVDSGTRGLVSTGLNYYVPNHLHQIPRLLEEYIGVDVCITTVSPMDDAGYFSFGTANDFTSTAARAARVLILEVNQNMPRVFGDSLIHISEVDAVVENHVTIPDFPCGEKQPEADTIGKIISKMVPDGATIQMGIGVLPNAVSDQLGNHSDLGIHTEVFGPGMVQLIKKGVVTGEEKTLHPRKHVFTVAQGDQEMLEFMNENPAMESYPCSYVNHPAVIAKNDRMISINSLIQVDLLGQCNAEYLAGHQYSGTGGQLDFVRGAFDSKDGKSILAFYSTAKNGTISRVVDRLDPGAMVTTPRMDTHYLVTEYGAVNLKGKSTRERAEAIIKIAHPKFRDELYRKAEEMYLV; from the coding sequence ATGTATAAAAACGATTATCAAAGGAAGTTAACCACTCCAGAAGAAGCAGTTAAACTTATTAGAAAAGGAGACATGCTGGTTCATGGATTAACCATGGCCGAACCACCTGCACTACTGGAGGCAGTGGCTTCTCGTTTAAGAGAGGGTGATCTGGAAAAAATAAGGATGTTTTCCGTCCTTCCATTATCTTCGGTTTGTTCCACCATCCTGGCACCGGATTTGGTGGATTGTGTGGAGGCCTACAGTGGATTCGTGGATTCCGGTACCCGTGGTCTGGTAAGCACTGGTTTGAATTATTACGTTCCCAACCACCTCCACCAGATACCCAGGCTTCTGGAGGAGTATATAGGTGTGGATGTGTGCATTACCACAGTTTCTCCCATGGATGATGCCGGGTATTTTTCTTTTGGAACTGCCAATGATTTCACATCCACTGCTGCCCGGGCAGCACGTGTTTTAATTTTAGAAGTAAACCAGAACATGCCACGAGTATTTGGTGATTCTTTGATCCATATCTCTGAAGTAGATGCCGTGGTGGAGAACCATGTAACCATCCCTGATTTCCCCTGCGGGGAAAAGCAGCCAGAAGCAGACACTATTGGTAAAATCATCTCCAAAATGGTTCCTGATGGTGCAACCATTCAGATGGGAATAGGGGTCCTCCCTAATGCTGTTTCTGACCAGTTGGGAAATCATTCAGACCTGGGAATCCATACAGAAGTATTCGGCCCGGGAATGGTTCAGCTTATCAAAAAAGGAGTTGTTACAGGGGAAGAGAAAACACTGCACCCTCGTAAACATGTTTTCACTGTGGCTCAGGGAGATCAGGAGATGCTGGAATTCATGAATGAAAACCCGGCCATGGAGAGTTATCCCTGCTCCTATGTGAATCATCCAGCAGTTATAGCCAAAAATGATAGGATGATATCCATAAACTCCCTAATTCAGGTGGATCTTTTGGGACAGTGCAATGCAGAGTATCTGGCTGGACATCAGTACAGTGGAACAGGAGGACAACTGGATTTTGTGAGAGGGGCCTTTGATTCTAAGGATGGTAAATCAATACTCGCTTTTTACTCCACTGCCAAAAACGGTACCATTTCCAGGGTGGTGGATCGTTTAGACCCGGGAGCCATGGTCACCACCCCCCGTATGGACACCCATTACTTGGTAACCGAGTATGGTGCGGTTAATTTAAAGGGAAAATCCACCAGAGAAAGAGCAGAGGCGATAATTAAAATTGCACATCCCAAGTTCAGGGACGAACTGTACAGAAAAGCAGAAGAGATGTACCTCGTTTAA
- a CDS encoding DUF998 domain-containing protein, whose product MKQKSDKSNKLKLSKAGILFILAASVVLMGIITGEIFYPEELTYTTANSMISDLGATVPPNSIITQPSATIFNLTMIIAGVLIILGDYYLIRVYHEKIAGILIGLLGLGVLGVGIFPGNMTPMHPIFSLMAFTSGGLSSIYSSRLIKSPFKYIAIIFGGICLFFLFTASMFIPLLGGGGVERWVAYPIILWILVFGGYLLGLGSDEYHKKA is encoded by the coding sequence ATGAAGCAAAAAAGTGATAAATCCAATAAATTAAAACTTTCAAAGGCAGGAATTCTCTTTATTTTGGCTGCTTCAGTTGTTTTAATGGGCATAATAACTGGAGAAATATTTTATCCGGAAGAACTGACCTACACTACAGCCAATAGTATGATAAGTGATTTGGGAGCTACTGTACCTCCTAATAGCATCATAACCCAGCCCTCAGCAACCATATTCAATCTAACCATGATAATTGCAGGGGTCCTGATAATATTGGGAGATTACTACCTTATCAGAGTTTATCATGAAAAAATAGCAGGAATTTTAATAGGATTACTGGGACTGGGGGTTCTGGGAGTGGGTATATTCCCGGGAAACATGACACCCATGCACCCCATATTCTCCCTGATGGCATTTACAAGCGGAGGATTATCATCTATTTACTCCTCAAGGTTAATCAAATCACCATTTAAATACATAGCAATCATATTCGGAGGTATTTGCCTGTTTTTCCTCTTCACAGCCAGCATGTTCATCCCCTTACTGGGTGGTGGGGGAGTGGAAAGATGGGTGGCCTACCCCATTATCTTATGGATACTGGTATTCGGAGGGTATCTTTTAGGGTTAGGATCTGATGAATACCACAAAAAAGCCTAA